The Arachis duranensis cultivar V14167 chromosome 2, aradu.V14167.gnm2.J7QH, whole genome shotgun sequence genome has a window encoding:
- the LOC107473168 gene encoding malate dehydrogenase, cytoplasmic isoform X2, producing the protein MVDPLRVLVTGAAGQIGYALVAMIARGAMLGPNQPVILHMLDIEPAAEALKGVKMELMDAALPLLRGIVASTDVAEACKGVNIAVMLGGFPRKEGMERKDVMSKNVSIYKAQASALEKHAAADCKVLVVANPANTNALILKEFAPSIPDKNITCLTRLDHNRALAQISERTKVHITDVKNVIIWGNHSSTQYPDVNHATVQEKPVREVVGDDEWLNNDFIATVQQRGAAIIKARKLSSALSAASSACDHIRDWVLGTPKGSWVSMGVYSDGSYDIQPGLIYSFPVTCEKGEWSIVQGLEIDAFSREKMDKTAQELIEEKELAKSCLH; encoded by the exons ATGGTGGATCCACTTAGAGTTCTCGTCACTGGCGCCGCTG GGCAAATAGGGTATGCACTGGTAGCAATGATAGCAAGAGGGGCAATGCTAGGGCCAAATCAGCCGGTGATTCTTCACATGCTTGACATTGAGCCAGCAGCGGAGGCATTgaaaggagtgaagatggaGCTGATGGACGCGGCGCTGCCGCTTCTAAGAGGGATTGTGGCTTCCACCGACGTGGCAGAGGCATGCAAGGGGGTCAACATTGCGGTCATGCTTGGTGGTTTCCCGAGAAAAGAAGGGATGGAAAGAAAAGACGTCATGTCCAAGAATGTGTCCATATACAAGGCGCAGGCGTCCGCGCTTGAGAAGCACGCCGCCGCCGATTGCAAGGTGCTGGTGGTGGCCAATCCGGCCAACACCAACGCTCTCATACTCAAGGAGTTTGCTCCGTCCATTCCTGACAAGAACATCACTTGCCTTACTAGGCTCGACCATAATAGAGCCCTCGCTCAGATCTCTGAGAGGACGAAG GTTCATATCACGGATGTCAAGAATGTTATCATTTGGGGCAACCATTCCTCCACCCAGTATCCGGATGTGAACCATGCCACCGTTCAGGAGAAGCCTGTGAGGGAAGTTGTCGGCGACGATGAATGGCTCAACAACGACTTCATTGCCACCGTTCAGCAGCGAGGGGCTGCCATCATCAAAGCTAGGAAGCTCTCTAGTGCACTCTCCGCAGCAAGCTCTGCTTGTGATCATATACGTGACTGGGTTCTTGGTACTCCCAAGGGATCCTGGGTTTCAATGGGAGTATATTCCGATGGCTCATACGATATTCAACCTGGTCTAATTTACTCTTTTCCGGTTACATGTGAGAAAGGAGAATGGAGCATCGTACAGG GGCTAGAGATCGATGCATTCTCAAGGGAAAAGATGGATAAAACTGCCCAAGAGCTCATTGAAGAGAAAGAATTGGCTAAGTCATGTCTCCACTGA
- the LOC107473251 gene encoding 3-hydroxyisobutyryl-CoA hydrolase-like protein 1, mitochondrial encodes MQRARSLLTRFNPIAYRYRYRFQSRTLCSSNEEVVVVEGNGYSRMAILNRPTALNALNTSMVATLSKLYRSWEDNPDVGFVTIKGSGRAFAAGGDIVAIYHFINRANMEACKEFFRTIYRFIYVIGTYMKPHIALLNGITMGGGAGISIPGTFRVATDKTIFATPEVLIGFHPDAGASFYLSHLPGHLGEYLALTGEKLNGVEMVTCGLATHYSLSARLPLIEEQLGKLVTDDPSVIETTLEQYGDLVQPDSSSVLQRIEIVDKCFCHDTVEEIVDSLVSFTSSVKFKYLQHSFMLEFHFFCFSLRSIREGRFQTLDQCLSREYHMTLQATSKQISGDFCEGIRARVVDKDFAPKWDPPTLEKVSQDMVDQYFSPLSEFEPGLGLPTKVREAFL; translated from the exons ATGCAACGCGCAAGATCGCTCCTAACAAGGTTTAATCCAATCGCATACAGATACAGATACAGATTCCAAAGCCGAACCCTGTGTTCTTCGAACGAGGAAGTTGTGGTTGTTGAAGGAAACGGTTACTCGAGAATGGCAATTCTCAACAGACCCACTGCTCTCAACGCCCTCAACACCTCCatg GTGGCTACCCTCAGCAAACTTTACCGATCTTGGGAAGATAACCCCGACGTTGGCTTTGTCACCATCAag GGCAGTGGTCGGGCATTTGCAGCTGGCGGTGATATTGTCGCCATTTACCATTTCATCAACAGAG CCAACATGGAAGCCTGCAAGGAATTCTTCCGAACAATATATCGTTTTATTTACGTCATAGGTACATATATGAAGCCACAT ATCGCTCTTCTGAATGGCATTACCATGGGTGGTGGAGCTGGAATTTCAATCCCTGGCACTTTTCGAGTTGCAACCGACAAAACT ATTTTTGCTACCCCTGAAGTTCTTATTGGATTTCACCCTGATGCTGGAGCATCTTTCTACCTTTCACATTTACCTGGTCACTTAG GTGAATACTTGGCCCTAACAGGGGAAAAGCTCAATGGAGTAGAGATGGTTACTTGTGGACTTGCTACACACTACTCACTAAGTGCA AGGCTCCCGTTAATTGAAGAACAGCTGGGGAAATTAGTTACTGATGATCCTTCTGTAATTGAAACCACTTTAGAACAGTATGGTGACCTTGTACAACCAGATAGCAGTAGTGTACTTCAAAG gATTGAAATTGTAGATAAATGCTTTTGCCATGACACAGTGGAAGAGATTGTTGATTCTTTGGTGAGCTTTACATCTTCCGTTAAATTTAAGTACCTCCAGCACAGCTTTATGTTAGAATTTCATTTCTTCTGCT TTTCCTTGAGATCA ATACGAGAGGGTAGATTTCAGACTCTTGACCAGTGCTTGTCGCGTGAGTACCATATGACTTTACAAGCAACATCTAAGCAGATTTCTGGTGACTTTTGTGAG GGGATAAGGGCTCGTGTGGTGGACAAGGACTTTGCACCAAAG TGGGATCCTCCAACATTGGAAAAGGTGTCTCAAGACATGGTGGATCAGTACTTCTCACCTCTAAGTGAATTTGAACCTGGTCTAGGGCTCCCCACAAAAGTTAGAGAAGCATTTTTGTAG
- the LOC107473168 gene encoding malate dehydrogenase, cytoplasmic isoform X1 yields the protein MEIPLWEIVNVDQTLVQNKIWEIINNTIAQKILLVLICVSLFWKMIRYMCGLLHQEKEPVTVLVTGAAGQIGYALVAMIARGAMLGPNQPVILHMLDIEPAAEALKGVKMELMDAALPLLRGIVASTDVAEACKGVNIAVMLGGFPRKEGMERKDVMSKNVSIYKAQASALEKHAAADCKVLVVANPANTNALILKEFAPSIPDKNITCLTRLDHNRALAQISERTKVHITDVKNVIIWGNHSSTQYPDVNHATVQEKPVREVVGDDEWLNNDFIATVQQRGAAIIKARKLSSALSAASSACDHIRDWVLGTPKGSWVSMGVYSDGSYDIQPGLIYSFPVTCEKGEWSIVQGLEIDAFSREKMDKTAQELIEEKELAKSCLH from the exons ATGGAAATTCCTCTTTGGGAGATTGTGAATGTGGACCAAACACTCGTCCAAAACAAGATATGGGAGATTATCAACAACACAATCGCTCAAAaaattcttcttgttttgatttgtgTTTCTTTGTTTTGGAAGATGATTCGATACATGTGTGGTCTTCTCCATCAAGAGAAGGAACCCGTTACAGTATTGGTCACGGGTGCTGCAG GGCAAATAGGGTATGCACTGGTAGCAATGATAGCAAGAGGGGCAATGCTAGGGCCAAATCAGCCGGTGATTCTTCACATGCTTGACATTGAGCCAGCAGCGGAGGCATTgaaaggagtgaagatggaGCTGATGGACGCGGCGCTGCCGCTTCTAAGAGGGATTGTGGCTTCCACCGACGTGGCAGAGGCATGCAAGGGGGTCAACATTGCGGTCATGCTTGGTGGTTTCCCGAGAAAAGAAGGGATGGAAAGAAAAGACGTCATGTCCAAGAATGTGTCCATATACAAGGCGCAGGCGTCCGCGCTTGAGAAGCACGCCGCCGCCGATTGCAAGGTGCTGGTGGTGGCCAATCCGGCCAACACCAACGCTCTCATACTCAAGGAGTTTGCTCCGTCCATTCCTGACAAGAACATCACTTGCCTTACTAGGCTCGACCATAATAGAGCCCTCGCTCAGATCTCTGAGAGGACGAAG GTTCATATCACGGATGTCAAGAATGTTATCATTTGGGGCAACCATTCCTCCACCCAGTATCCGGATGTGAACCATGCCACCGTTCAGGAGAAGCCTGTGAGGGAAGTTGTCGGCGACGATGAATGGCTCAACAACGACTTCATTGCCACCGTTCAGCAGCGAGGGGCTGCCATCATCAAAGCTAGGAAGCTCTCTAGTGCACTCTCCGCAGCAAGCTCTGCTTGTGATCATATACGTGACTGGGTTCTTGGTACTCCCAAGGGATCCTGGGTTTCAATGGGAGTATATTCCGATGGCTCATACGATATTCAACCTGGTCTAATTTACTCTTTTCCGGTTACATGTGAGAAAGGAGAATGGAGCATCGTACAGG GGCTAGAGATCGATGCATTCTCAAGGGAAAAGATGGATAAAACTGCCCAAGAGCTCATTGAAGAGAAAGAATTGGCTAAGTCATGTCTCCACTGA